Proteins from a single region of Chlamydia buteonis:
- a CDS encoding CT620/CT621 family type III secretion system effector: MTVQPSYITFNRNVTAALLGDQVDVTTPFSSAVFLFQQLDQKAKGLKHALGLLQETESKFLVPQMSSEFVEDIAFDNFSDGKISLAKVAYDSTKVDSILENPNLAAAKVYIEGLEKNFEDWVRPIDEGGLFDSTEAEKTIVREYQVKLSTLKQAFTGGTPSDEQYNSLYALSKEFVAAIEKLEGKEAPPKSKVIHFWQNMMVIYNAMVSLAYPVSEELNVKLAMCSLNIDEANQVIELMRQFSSSLKDLLNPVWDVPSTASNLSGSGYNAMQGGMTRTYIILGGVYRMLMDKYASTATNPMPQEVKSGLTTFIKSMTNLKINDQVKLVNFLSLQYSYLACAAQYGVKSSSQTPDYQSALTQEKNYWQERNVNGFDIGGAPMSTFVSNPQNAYEGVKLFSNGSTNLNPEFFQNSIELMTKSTSVMTRSDYQNVINAMNNGILEIQAQINKWTKESAELMTQKASMDPTKLNYFKSMSEGKDIFVKTSPIQMVYSSLLLDKYLPNQQQVLETLGVQMTFSNKAAKYMNQIIHHVTNFQTADVYYSLAIYLRQMNLQALTDAKGKAESVLSKEKIRCQSDIARCQRAKSELTQILESINGDRELTASQAQELRQTISGYQFQFDALIRNLGNLSIFLNNMQFQSVDKPNDIDKAFKILVNSKESEDWPRFLASFESFVIEGGENGVVPGGEQQILQSLEAAQLNFTTFNQNQQLALQLESSAIQQEWTMVSAALALMNQIFAKLTRRLK; the protein is encoded by the coding sequence GTGACGGTACAACCTTCTTATATTACTTTTAATCGTAATGTGACTGCGGCACTACTTGGGGATCAGGTAGATGTGACAACGCCGTTTTCTAGTGCCGTATTTCTTTTTCAGCAATTAGATCAAAAAGCTAAGGGATTGAAACACGCGCTTGGTTTGCTCCAAGAGACAGAATCTAAATTCCTTGTGCCACAAATGTCTTCGGAGTTTGTAGAGGACATTGCTTTTGATAACTTCTCTGATGGGAAAATCTCTCTTGCTAAAGTTGCTTATGATTCCACTAAAGTGGATAGCATTCTTGAAAATCCAAATCTTGCTGCTGCAAAAGTTTATATAGAAGGGCTTGAAAAGAATTTTGAAGATTGGGTTCGACCTATAGATGAAGGGGGCTTGTTTGATTCTACAGAAGCTGAGAAAACTATAGTTAGAGAATATCAAGTAAAGCTCAGTACTTTAAAACAGGCATTTACTGGGGGGACTCCCTCAGATGAGCAGTATAATTCATTATATGCTCTGTCTAAAGAGTTTGTGGCCGCGATAGAGAAATTAGAGGGTAAAGAAGCTCCGCCAAAAAGTAAGGTAATTCATTTTTGGCAGAATATGATGGTGATTTATAACGCCATGGTTTCTTTAGCCTATCCTGTTTCTGAAGAACTGAACGTAAAGCTTGCTATGTGTTCGTTAAATATCGATGAAGCAAACCAAGTCATCGAGCTTATGCGTCAGTTTTCAAGTTCTCTCAAAGACTTACTCAATCCTGTTTGGGATGTTCCCTCAACAGCATCGAATTTAAGTGGTTCAGGTTATAACGCTATGCAAGGCGGTATGACGCGTACCTACATAATCCTTGGTGGGGTGTATCGTATGCTTATGGATAAGTATGCGAGTACTGCTACAAATCCCATGCCTCAGGAGGTTAAAAGTGGGCTAACTACTTTTATAAAGTCCATGACGAATCTGAAAATCAATGATCAAGTTAAATTAGTGAACTTCTTAAGTTTACAATATTCTTATTTAGCTTGTGCGGCCCAGTACGGGGTGAAGTCTTCTTCCCAAACACCGGATTATCAAAGTGCTCTGACACAAGAAAAAAATTATTGGCAAGAGCGTAATGTCAATGGTTTTGATATAGGAGGAGCGCCTATGTCTACCTTTGTTTCTAATCCACAGAATGCTTACGAAGGGGTAAAATTGTTTAGTAATGGTAGTACTAATCTTAACCCGGAGTTTTTCCAGAATAGTATTGAGCTGATGACTAAATCTACATCAGTGATGACGCGTTCAGATTATCAGAATGTTATTAATGCTATGAATAACGGAATTCTAGAAATTCAAGCGCAGATTAATAAATGGACGAAGGAATCTGCGGAGCTAATGACCCAGAAAGCTTCCATGGACCCTACGAAGTTGAATTACTTTAAAAGTATGTCTGAGGGGAAAGACATTTTCGTCAAAACTTCTCCCATACAAATGGTGTATTCTTCTTTACTTTTGGATAAGTATTTACCGAATCAGCAGCAAGTACTGGAGACTTTAGGGGTGCAGATGACATTCTCTAATAAAGCTGCTAAGTATATGAATCAAATAATTCATCATGTTACGAATTTCCAAACTGCGGATGTCTATTATTCTCTTGCGATATATTTACGTCAGATGAACCTTCAAGCGCTTACTGATGCCAAAGGTAAAGCAGAGAGTGTCTTGAGTAAGGAAAAGATTCGTTGTCAAAGTGATATTGCCCGTTGTCAGAGAGCAAAAAGTGAACTCACACAGATTTTAGAAAGTATTAATGGGGATAGAGAGTTAACAGCTTCTCAAGCACAAGAGCTCCGTCAGACTATTTCTGGATATCAATTTCAATTCGATGCCTTGATTCGTAATCTAGGAAATTTGTCTATTTTCCTAAATAATATGCAATTTCAATCTGTAGATAAGCCCAACGATATAGATAAAGCTTTTAAGATCCTGGTAAATAGCAAGGAGTCTGAGGATTGGCCTCGTTTTCTGGCATCCTTTGAAAGTTTTGTTATTGAAGGTGGTGAAAATGGCGTTGTCCCTGGTGGGGAACAGCAGATTTTGCAGAGTTTAGAAGCTGCCCAGTTGAATTTTACAACTTTTAACCAAAACCAACAGTTAGCTCTGCAGTTAGAATCTTCCGCAATTCAACAAGAGTGGACTATGGTTAGTGCTGCTCTAGCATTAATGAATCAGATATTTGCGAAGTTAACACGTAGATTGAAATAG